In Methylobacterium aquaticum, the following are encoded in one genomic region:
- the mraY gene encoding phospho-N-acetylmuramoyl-pentapeptide-transferase produces MLYLLSDLSGVFSPLNVFRYITFRTGGALFTAGFFVFWFGPWIISLLRLRQGKGQPIREDGPQSHLLTKRGTPTMGGLMILAGVMVAVILWANPRNHYVWIVMMVTLGFGAIGFYDDYLKVTKQSHKGFSGKFRLGLEALIAVAACVAVAEYSAPGLSYRLAFPVFKDAIINLGLFYVAFAGFVIVGAGNAVNITDGLDGLAIVPVMIAAATFGIIAYLVGNVIYASYLQVNYVPGTGELAVVCGALIGAGLGFLWFNAPPAQIFMGDTGSLALGGLLGTVAVATKHEIVLGIVGGLFVLEILSVIIQVASFKLTGKRVFRMAPIHHHFEQKGWKEPQVVIRFWIIAVVLALLGLATLKLR; encoded by the coding sequence ATGCTCTACCTCCTCTCCGACCTGAGCGGCGTGTTCTCGCCGCTCAACGTCTTTCGCTACATCACCTTCCGGACCGGCGGCGCGCTGTTCACGGCGGGCTTCTTCGTGTTCTGGTTCGGGCCCTGGATCATCTCGCTCCTGCGCCTGCGCCAGGGCAAGGGCCAGCCGATCCGCGAGGACGGCCCGCAATCGCATCTCCTGACCAAGCGCGGCACGCCGACCATGGGCGGGCTGATGATCCTGGCCGGCGTGATGGTGGCGGTGATCCTCTGGGCCAACCCGCGCAACCATTACGTCTGGATCGTCATGATGGTGACGCTGGGCTTCGGCGCCATCGGCTTCTACGACGATTATCTCAAGGTCACGAAGCAGAGCCACAAGGGCTTCTCCGGCAAGTTCCGCCTCGGGCTGGAAGCCCTGATCGCGGTGGCGGCCTGCGTCGCGGTGGCGGAATACTCGGCGCCGGGCCTGTCCTACCGGCTCGCCTTTCCGGTCTTCAAGGACGCGATCATCAATCTCGGCCTGTTCTACGTCGCCTTCGCGGGCTTCGTGATCGTGGGTGCGGGCAACGCGGTCAACATCACCGACGGCCTCGACGGGCTCGCCATCGTGCCGGTGATGATCGCCGCCGCCACCTTCGGGATCATCGCCTACCTCGTCGGCAACGTGATCTACGCCTCGTATCTCCAGGTAAACTACGTCCCGGGCACCGGCGAACTGGCGGTGGTCTGCGGGGCGCTCATCGGGGCGGGACTCGGCTTCCTGTGGTTCAACGCGCCGCCGGCCCAGATCTTCATGGGCGATACCGGGTCGCTGGCGCTCGGCGGCCTGCTCGGCACCGTGGCGGTGGCGACCAAGCACGAGATCGTGCTCGGCATCGTCGGCGGCCTGTTCGTGCTGGAGATCCTGTCGGTCATCATCCAGGTCGCCTCGTTCAAGCTCACCGGCAAGCGCGTCTTCCGCATGGCGCCGATCCACCACCATTTCGAGCAGAAGGGCTGGAAGGAGCCGCAGGTGGTGATCCGGTTCTGGATCATCGCGGTGGTGCTGGCGCTGCTCGGCCTGGCGACGCTGAAGCTGCGATAG